In the Acidobacteriota bacterium genome, one interval contains:
- a CDS encoding UDP-N-acetylmuramoyl-tripeptide--D-alanyl-D-alanine ligase gives MTRREHMRLNAQWIAQACDGTLVAGDPRQAIDGFSIDTRTLAPGDLFIALRGERFDGNAFIREALAKGASGVIADRGFTWPADTAGVAIAVHDTLRALQTLAAAVRRSSGTRVVAVTGSAGKTTTKEIAAEFLGARYQVFRNTGNLNNHIGLPLSLLELRHAPDVAVVELGMNHPGEIRTLVDIARPDVRVWTNVGDAHLGFFGTPDAIADAKAEVLELAAPGDIVVANADDARVMQRVRRFPGSTITFGIDRPADVKAGQVEDRGVDGSRARVVMPHGERTLSTPLLGRGNLYNVLAATAVALHFGIGLDEVASRTASLRPAYHRGEVIRLASGVTLIDDSYNSSPSALQRALDVVARSTGYSRRAAVLGEMLELGDLAAGLHERCGESAGRAGLAWLIAVGGEPAAALARAASRSGVPQEGVLHVPNSTEAAEAALARVRPGDLVLVKGSRGIGTDRVVARMKEAAA, from the coding sequence ATGACGCGCCGCGAGCACATGCGACTGAACGCGCAGTGGATCGCGCAGGCCTGCGACGGGACGCTCGTCGCGGGCGATCCGCGCCAGGCGATCGACGGGTTCTCGATCGATACGCGGACGCTCGCGCCCGGCGATCTGTTCATCGCGCTGCGTGGCGAGCGATTCGACGGCAACGCGTTCATCCGCGAGGCGCTCGCGAAAGGGGCGTCCGGCGTCATCGCGGACCGCGGCTTCACGTGGCCGGCAGACACGGCGGGTGTCGCGATTGCGGTGCACGACACGCTTCGCGCCCTGCAGACCCTGGCTGCGGCGGTGCGCCGTTCGTCCGGAACCCGGGTCGTGGCCGTGACCGGCAGCGCGGGGAAGACGACCACGAAAGAGATCGCGGCGGAGTTCCTCGGCGCCCGGTACCAGGTGTTTCGCAACACGGGGAACCTGAACAACCATATCGGGCTGCCGCTGTCCCTTCTCGAGCTCAGGCACGCGCCGGACGTCGCCGTCGTGGAGCTTGGCATGAACCATCCGGGCGAGATCCGCACGCTCGTCGACATCGCGCGCCCGGACGTTCGCGTGTGGACCAACGTGGGCGACGCGCACCTGGGGTTCTTCGGCACGCCCGACGCGATCGCCGACGCGAAGGCGGAGGTTCTCGAGTTGGCCGCCCCCGGCGACATCGTGGTGGCCAACGCAGACGATGCGCGCGTCATGCAGCGGGTGCGGCGCTTCCCGGGGAGCACGATCACGTTCGGGATCGATCGTCCGGCAGACGTGAAAGCCGGGCAGGTGGAGGATCGTGGCGTGGACGGCTCGCGCGCGCGCGTCGTGATGCCGCACGGCGAGCGGACACTGAGCACACCGCTGCTCGGCCGCGGGAATCTGTACAACGTGCTGGCAGCCACGGCGGTCGCCCTGCACTTCGGCATCGGGCTGGACGAGGTGGCAAGTCGCACGGCCTCTCTTCGACCCGCGTACCACCGCGGCGAAGTGATCCGCCTGGCCAGCGGCGTGACGCTCATCGACGACTCGTACAACTCGAGCCCGTCCGCGCTCCAGCGCGCGCTGGATGTCGTCGCGCGGAGCACCGGGTACTCCCGCAGGGCGGCGGTGCTCGGCGAGATGCTGGAGCTTGGCGACCTGGCGGCCGGGCTCCACGAACGCTGCGGCGAATCGGCCGGACGAGCAGGCCTGGCGTGGCTGATTGCGGTCGGCGGCGAGCCGGCTGCCGCCCTGGCGCGCGCGGCCTCGCGGTCGGGCGTGCCGCAGGAAGGCGTGCTCCACGTGCCGAACAGCACCGAGGCCGCGGAAGCCGCGCTCGCGCGCGTCCGCCCGGGCGATCTCGTCCTCGTGAAGGGCTCCCGCGGAATCGGCACGGACCGCGTGGTGGCGCGCATGAAGGAGGCGGCGGCGTAA
- a CDS encoding phospho-N-acetylmuramoyl-pentapeptide-transferase has product MLYHLLYPLHTSISALNVTRYITFRTAAASVTALAISLLLGPWLIRRLREFQIGQVVRHDGPATHRTKAGTPTMGGLLILAAALIPTLLWADLTNPYIWIAVLATAAFGGVGFLDDYLKVTRRSHHGLRPRDKMGGQVVVALLVGLAVLWLSNTQPPLYNTRLIFPFFKRLIPDLGVFYVAFAVLVLVSWSNAVNLTDGLDGLAISIFAVAAAALTALAYISGHRIFAEYLQLLRLTPLAGELTIFCGSLVGASLGFLWYNSYPAEIFMGDVGSLALGGALGTVAILIKQELLLIIVGGVFVAEAASVVIQVASFKLTGQRVFRMAPLHHHFELIGWSEPKVITRFLILAILCALFSLTTLKLR; this is encoded by the coding sequence ATGCTCTACCACCTCCTGTACCCGCTGCACACGTCGATCTCGGCGCTGAACGTGACGCGGTACATCACGTTCCGCACGGCGGCGGCGAGCGTCACGGCGCTCGCCATCAGCCTCTTACTCGGCCCCTGGCTGATCCGGCGCCTCCGCGAGTTCCAGATTGGGCAGGTCGTCCGCCACGACGGCCCCGCGACGCACCGCACGAAGGCGGGCACACCCACCATGGGGGGGCTGTTGATCCTCGCGGCGGCGCTGATCCCCACGCTGCTCTGGGCCGATCTGACGAACCCGTACATCTGGATCGCCGTGCTCGCAACCGCGGCGTTCGGCGGCGTCGGGTTTCTCGACGACTACTTGAAGGTGACGCGGCGCTCCCATCACGGGTTGCGCCCGCGCGACAAGATGGGCGGGCAGGTCGTCGTCGCGCTGCTTGTTGGCCTGGCGGTGCTCTGGCTGTCCAACACGCAGCCGCCGCTCTACAACACGCGCCTGATCTTCCCGTTCTTCAAGCGCCTGATCCCCGACCTGGGAGTGTTCTACGTCGCGTTTGCGGTGCTGGTGCTCGTGAGCTGGTCGAATGCCGTGAACCTCACCGACGGTCTGGACGGGCTGGCGATCAGCATTTTCGCCGTCGCCGCCGCGGCGCTCACCGCGCTCGCCTACATCAGCGGGCATCGGATTTTCGCGGAGTACCTGCAGTTGCTGCGGCTGACGCCGCTCGCGGGCGAGCTGACGATCTTCTGCGGCTCGCTCGTCGGCGCGAGCCTCGGGTTCCTCTGGTACAACTCGTACCCCGCCGAAATCTTCATGGGAGACGTCGGGTCGCTGGCGCTTGGCGGCGCGCTCGGGACCGTCGCCATCCTGATCAAGCAGGAACTGCTCCTCATCATTGTCGGCGGGGTGTTCGTGGCCGAAGCCGCGTCGGTCGTGATTCAGGTCGCCTCGTTCAAGCTGACCGGGCAGCGCGTGTTCCGCATGGCCCCGCTCCACCATCACTTCGAGTTGATCGGGTGGAGCGAGCCCAAGGTCATCACCCGCTTTCTGATCCTCGCGATCCTCTGCGCGTTGTTCAGCCTGACAACGCTGAAGCTCAGGTGA